CCGCGTCGATCGTCAACGGCATCAGCCTGCACGGCCGCACCCGCGCCTTCTCCGGCACCTTCCTGATATTCAGCGACTACCAGCGCCCGGCAATCCGCCTCGGCGCGCTCATGGGGGTCCCGTCGCTGTACGTCTGGACGCACGACTCGATCGGGCTCGGCGAAGACGGACCGACCCACCAGCCGGTGGAGCAGCTTGCCTCGCTCCGCGCAATCCCGGGCCTGGATGTCGTCCGCCCGGGCGACGCCAACGAGGTCGCGGCCGCCTGGAAGGTCATGCTCGAGAACCACGAGAACCCGGCCGGCATTGTGCTGACCCGCCAGAACATCCCCACCTATGCCCGCGGCACGTCCGAGGCTGAAGGTGACACCTTTGGTTCCACCGCCGGAGTGGCCAAGGGCGGCTACGTCCTGGCCGAAGCGTCGGCCAACGGACGGACCGCCGAGGCGCAGGTCATCCTGATCGGCACCGGCTCGGAGGTCCAGCTTGCCGTGAACGCCCGCGAAGCACTTCAGGCCGAGGGCATCCCCACCCGCGTCGTTTCCATGCCGTGCGTGGAGTGGTTCAACAAGCAGGACGCCGCCTACCGCGAAGCGGTGCTCCCGGCCGCCGTCAAGGCACGGGTGTCCGTCGAAGCCGGCCTCGCCCTGGGCTGGAAGGAATTCGTCGGCGACGCAGGCCGTTCCATCAGCCTCGAGCACTTCGGCGCCTCGGCGGACTACAAGCGCCTGTTCCAGGAGTTCGGCATCACCGCGGAGGCCGTTGCCGCCGCAGCCAAGGAATCCCTCGCCGGCCCCACGGCCTGACCCCAACTTCACGCTTTCCGGGCCGCCGCCCATTGACGGCGGCGGCCCCAGACTTCAGGAGTGACACATGAACACGACCCCCACCGCTACCCCCACGCAGCAGCTGTCCGACGCCGGCGTCTCCATCTGGCTCGATGACCTGTCCCGTGGCCGCCTCGACACCGGCACGCTGCGCACGCTGATCGAAGAGAAGAACGTTGTCGGTGTCACCACGAACCCCAGCATCTTCCACGCGGCCATCACCACCGGCCACGACTACGACGCCGTCATCGCCGCCCAGGCGGCAGCCGGCGCCAGCGTCGAGGAGACTGTCTTCGCCATCACCGCGACCGACGTCGCCGATGCCTGCGACCTCTTCGCCCCGGTGGCCGCAGCCACCAAGGGTGTCGACGGGCGCGTCTCGATCGAGGTTGACCCCCGCCTCGCCTGGGATACTGCCGGCACCATCACCGAGGCCAAGGAACTCTACGCCAAGGTCAACAAGGACAACGTCCTGATCAAGATCCCCGCCACCCTCGAGGGCCTGGAAGCCATCACCGCCACCCTGGCGGCCGGGATCAGCGTCAACGTCACCCTGATCTTCTCGCTGGAGCGCTACCGCGCCGTCATCAACGCTTTCCAGAGCGGCCTGGAGCAGGCCAAGGAGAACGGCCACGACCTCGCCAGGATCCATTCGGTGGCGTCCTTCTTCGTCTCCCGCGTGGACTCCGAAATCGACAAGCGCCTCGACGCGATCGGCACGGACGAGGCACGGGCCCTCAAGGGCAAGGCCGGCCTGGCGAACGCCCGCCTCGCCTACCAGGTCTACGAGGAGCTCTTCTCCACCGAGCGCTGGGCCCTCCTGGCCGACGCCGGAGCCCTCCCGCAGCGTCCGCTGTGGGCCTCTACCGGCGTCAAGGACCCGGCCTACCCGGACACCCTGTACGTCACGGAACTCGTCGCCCCCGGCGTCGTGAACACCATGCCGGAGAAGACCCTCGACGCGACGTTCGACCACGGCACCGTCACGGGCAACACGATCAGCCGCGGCTATGACGACGCCAACGCCACACTGAACGCGCTCGATGTCCTCGGCATCTCCTACAACGAGGTTGTCGCGGTGCTCGAGTCCGAAGGCCTCGACAAGTTCGTGGCCAGCTGGAAGGAACTGCTGGCCGACGTCGAGGGCGCCCTCGCCGCTGCACGGAAGGACGCATAGTCCCATGACGACTCTCAGCTACGACGCCACGGGCGCCGCCCGCCTGGCCCACGATCAGCACCTGCCCGCCCTGCTCGCAGACAAGGTGGCCACCCGGATCTTCGCCAAGGACGCCACTCTGTGGGGCCCCGACGCCGAGGCCGAGGCGTCCGTCCGGCTCGGCTGGGTGGAGGCGGCCACCGTCTCCCAGCAGCTCGTCGCGGACATCCTGGCCCTCCGGGACGCCCTGCGCGCCGAGGGCGTCAGCCGGATTGTGCTGTGCGGCATGGGCGGTTCCTCGTTGGCCCCCGAGGTGATTGCCGGAACCGCCGGCGTCGAGCTGACCGTGCTCGACAGCACCGATCCGGAGCAGGTCGCCGCCGCACTCGCGGACCGGCTGAACGAAACTGCGATCGTGGTGTCTTCCAAGTCCGGCTCCACCCTGGAAACCGATTCCCAGCGCCGGATCTTCGAGCACGCGTTCACCGAGGCCGGACTCGACGCGAAGAGCCGGATCATCATCGTCACCGATCCCGGCTCGCCCCTGGACAAGGCCTCCCGCGAGGCCGGCTACCGGGCCGTTTTCAATGCGGACCCCACCGTCGGCGGACGCTACTCGGCGCTCACCGCGTTCGGGATGGTGCCGTGCGGCCTGGCCGGCGTAGACATCCAGGCCTTCCTGGACGAAGCTGAAGAGGCCGCCGAGGTCCTCAATGAGGACGGCGAAGAAAACATCGGCCTCGCCCTCGGCGCCGCGCTGGGCGGCACCAACCCGCTGCGCAACAAGATCGTCATCGCCGAGGACGGCTCGGGTATCAAGGGCTTCCCGGACTGGGCCGAACAGCTCATCGCCGAATCCACCGGCAAGCTCGGCACCGGCGTGCTGCCCGTCGTCGCCGGGCCCTCCTCACCGGAGGCCACCCTCGGCGCCCCCGACGTCCTGGTGGTCCGCCTCGTTGCGGCGGACG
This DNA window, taken from Pseudarthrobacter sp. ATCC 49987, encodes the following:
- the tal gene encoding transaldolase; the protein is MNTTPTATPTQQLSDAGVSIWLDDLSRGRLDTGTLRTLIEEKNVVGVTTNPSIFHAAITTGHDYDAVIAAQAAAGASVEETVFAITATDVADACDLFAPVAAATKGVDGRVSIEVDPRLAWDTAGTITEAKELYAKVNKDNVLIKIPATLEGLEAITATLAAGISVNVTLIFSLERYRAVINAFQSGLEQAKENGHDLARIHSVASFFVSRVDSEIDKRLDAIGTDEARALKGKAGLANARLAYQVYEELFSTERWALLADAGALPQRPLWASTGVKDPAYPDTLYVTELVAPGVVNTMPEKTLDATFDHGTVTGNTISRGYDDANATLNALDVLGISYNEVVAVLESEGLDKFVASWKELLADVEGALAAARKDA
- a CDS encoding glucose-6-phosphate isomerase, giving the protein MTTLSYDATGAARLAHDQHLPALLADKVATRIFAKDATLWGPDAEAEASVRLGWVEAATVSQQLVADILALRDALRAEGVSRIVLCGMGGSSLAPEVIAGTAGVELTVLDSTDPEQVAAALADRLNETAIVVSSKSGSTLETDSQRRIFEHAFTEAGLDAKSRIIIVTDPGSPLDKASREAGYRAVFNADPTVGGRYSALTAFGMVPCGLAGVDIQAFLDEAEEAAEVLNEDGEENIGLALGAALGGTNPLRNKIVIAEDGSGIKGFPDWAEQLIAESTGKLGTGVLPVVAGPSSPEATLGAPDVLVVRLVAADADVELGENEVAIAGGLPTQMMTWEFATAVAGRLLGINPYDQPDVEAAKVAARGLLDAQPEPTPAAFTDGAIEVRGGEWLGGASTAAGAVSALLGELGPDSYLSVQAYFDRLAYAPLEGVRDQLAAVSGRPVTFGWGPRFLHSTGQFHKGGPSIGVFLQVTAAAGTDLAIPDRPFTFGELISAQAAGDAQVLSEHGRPVLRLHLTDRAAGVRQLQDLVSTLAGQAVPSTES